The following are encoded together in the Magnetospirillum gryphiswaldense MSR-1 v2 genome:
- the tig gene encoding trigger factor, translated as MQVTETNADGLKREFKVVVPASQLQTRTQDRLAEIARTVKLPGFRPGKVPMKIVQQKYTAAIMGEVLEQAVNDGTHNAITERNLRPAAQPKVEISSYAEGADLEFTVALEILPEITPMDFSTISLEREKAEIPAEEIDETLKNIADRNESTETVERASASGDVVVIDFVGKQDGVAFPGGTAEGYALKLGSNTFIPGFEDQLVGKSAGDTATVTVTFPEGYGNAELAGKPAEFDVTVKEVKAAVPAAIDDELAKKVGLDSLDALKGAISEEIGRELNAIGRNKVKRALLDALAAGHDFQVPASMVEQEFETIWKQLETDREAGRLDPSDEGKDDDTLKAEYKTLAERRVRLGLLLAEVGQKNNVTVTQDDLNKALIEEARRYPGQEHMVFQYYKGNPDALNALRAPIFEEKVVDFILELAKVTDKPVSAAELRKDPDEAEATDEAKPKKKAAAKKKAADTAE; from the coding sequence ATGCAGGTAACCGAGACCAATGCTGATGGCCTGAAGCGCGAGTTCAAGGTCGTCGTCCCCGCGAGTCAGCTCCAGACGCGCACCCAGGATCGGCTGGCGGAAATCGCCCGCACCGTGAAGCTGCCCGGCTTCCGTCCCGGCAAGGTGCCGATGAAGATCGTGCAGCAGAAGTATACTGCCGCCATCATGGGCGAAGTGCTCGAGCAGGCGGTGAACGACGGCACCCACAACGCCATCACCGAGCGCAACCTGCGCCCCGCCGCCCAGCCCAAGGTCGAGATTTCGTCCTATGCCGAGGGCGCGGACCTGGAATTCACCGTGGCCTTGGAAATCCTGCCGGAAATCACGCCGATGGATTTCTCCACCATTTCGCTGGAACGCGAAAAGGCCGAGATTCCGGCCGAGGAAATCGACGAGACCCTGAAGAACATCGCCGATCGCAACGAAAGCACCGAGACGGTGGAACGCGCCTCGGCTTCGGGCGACGTGGTGGTCATCGACTTCGTCGGCAAGCAAGACGGCGTGGCCTTCCCCGGCGGCACCGCCGAGGGCTATGCGCTCAAGCTGGGTTCCAACACCTTCATCCCCGGCTTCGAAGACCAGTTGGTCGGCAAGTCGGCGGGCGACACCGCCACCGTGACTGTGACCTTCCCCGAGGGTTATGGCAATGCCGAGCTGGCGGGCAAGCCGGCGGAATTCGACGTCACCGTCAAGGAAGTGAAGGCGGCGGTTCCGGCGGCCATCGACGACGAACTGGCCAAGAAGGTCGGTCTCGATTCGCTCGATGCCCTGAAGGGCGCCATCTCCGAGGAAATCGGTCGCGAACTGAACGCCATCGGCCGCAACAAGGTCAAGCGCGCCCTGCTGGACGCCCTGGCCGCCGGCCATGATTTCCAGGTGCCGGCCAGCATGGTCGAGCAGGAATTCGAAACCATCTGGAAGCAGCTGGAAACCGATCGTGAAGCCGGTCGTCTGGACCCGTCCGACGAAGGCAAGGATGACGATACCCTGAAGGCCGAGTACAAGACGCTGGCCGAACGCCGCGTCCGTCTGGGTCTGCTGCTGGCCGAAGTCGGTCAGAAGAACAACGTCACCGTCACCCAGGACGACCTGAACAAGGCGTTGATCGAGGAAGCCCGCCGCTATCCCGGCCAGGAACACATGGTGTTCCAGTACTACAAGGGTAACCCGGATGCGCTGAACGCCCTGCGCGCCCCCATCTTTGAAGAAAAGGTGGTGGATTTCATCCTGGAACTGGCCAAGGTGACCGACAAGCCGGTTTCGGCGGCCGAGCTTCGCAAGGATCCGGACGAGGCCGAGGCCACGGACGAGGCCAAGCCGAAGAAGAAGGCCGCCGCCAAGAAGAAGGCGGCCGACACGGCGGAGTAA
- a CDS encoding globin-coupled sensor protein, which yields MDLDRSGRIDFLQIDADTCATLREFRVILAPHIDRLLDSFYAHVKNYPEISVKFATPERIAHAAAMQKKHWLDSVFIGNFDENYFANVTQIGQIHQRIGLEPRWYTAGYCFVLNQVFALAVQAYRKKPEMAARVIAAVNKAAYLDMDLATSVYIETNTAAIIARELGSKADGFERDVKGVVSQVASAATQVEAAARTMAANAEETSVQSTTVAAAAEEATTNIQTVAAAAEELSSSIEEISRQVSHSASIASSAMEEAARTNEMVESLSEAAAKIGQVVNLINAIASQTNLLALNATIEAARAGDAGKGFAVVANEVKSLANQTAKATQEIGQQINAVQNATRDAVGAIGDIARTIGQINDIAGSIAAAVEEQGAATQEIARNVQQAAMGTQEVTGTIARVSAAAYETGNTAREVLTAAASLAENSNVLEQQVDNFVRDIRAG from the coding sequence ATGGATCTGGACCGTTCGGGACGTATCGACTTTTTGCAGATCGATGCCGACACCTGCGCGACCTTGCGCGAGTTCCGCGTCATTTTGGCGCCCCATATCGATCGGTTGCTTGATTCGTTTTATGCTCACGTCAAAAACTATCCCGAAATCTCGGTCAAATTCGCCACCCCCGAACGCATTGCCCATGCCGCCGCCATGCAGAAGAAGCACTGGCTGGATTCGGTGTTCATCGGCAATTTCGACGAAAATTATTTCGCCAACGTCACCCAGATCGGCCAAATTCATCAGCGCATCGGCCTTGAGCCCCGGTGGTATACCGCCGGTTATTGCTTCGTGCTGAATCAGGTGTTCGCCCTGGCGGTCCAAGCCTATCGCAAGAAGCCGGAAATGGCCGCCCGCGTCATCGCCGCCGTCAACAAGGCGGCCTATCTGGACATGGACCTGGCCACCTCGGTCTATATCGAGACCAACACCGCCGCGATCATCGCCCGTGAACTGGGAAGCAAGGCCGACGGGTTCGAGCGTGACGTCAAGGGCGTGGTGTCGCAGGTCGCCAGTGCCGCCACCCAGGTGGAAGCCGCCGCCCGCACCATGGCCGCCAACGCCGAGGAAACCTCGGTTCAGTCGACCACCGTGGCCGCCGCCGCCGAGGAAGCCACCACCAACATCCAGACCGTGGCCGCGGCCGCCGAGGAATTGTCGTCCTCCATCGAGGAAATCAGTCGTCAGGTGTCGCATTCCGCCTCCATCGCCTCGTCGGCCATGGAAGAAGCGGCGCGCACCAACGAAATGGTGGAAAGCCTGTCGGAAGCCGCCGCCAAGATCGGCCAGGTGGTCAATCTGATCAATGCCATCGCCAGCCAGACCAATCTGTTGGCGCTGAACGCCACCATCGAGGCGGCGCGCGCCGGCGATGCCGGCAAGGGCTTCGCCGTCGTCGCCAACGAAGTGAAGTCGCTGGCCAACCAGACCGCCAAGGCGACCCAGGAAATCGGCCAGCAGATCAACGCCGTGCAAAACGCCACCCGCGACGCGGTGGGCGCCATCGGCGACATCGCCCGGACCATCGGCCAGATCAACGACATCGCCGGCTCCATCGCCGCCGCGGTCGAGGAACAGGGCGCCGCCACCCAGGAAATCGCCCGCAACGTCCAGCAGGCGGCCATGGGCACCCAGGAAGTCACCGGCACCATCGCCCGCGTCTCCGCCGCCGCCTATGAAACCGGCAATACCGCACGCGAGGTGCTGACCGCCGCCGCCTCACTGGCGGAAAATTCCAACGTGCTGGAACAACAGGTGGACAATTTCGTCCGCGACATCCGCGCCGGCTGA
- a CDS encoding magnesium transporter CorA family protein: MLTVFYLDQGLLCQDVVQGGGGGGLPPSTVWIDLLSPTRDEERLVEVWTEIEVPTREEMQEIELSSRLYVEGRAMVMTMPIINKATTEAPESAAITFIIVDGRMITVRYVDPVPFSMFIRRISRNPAMIADGEKALMGLLEQIADRLADILEGATADLEALSRQVFVSADDQPRGSKDLRRILQNVGRTGDLATRAKDSLLGLNRLLLFLSAQASFKKDARSRIKTLMRDATSIAEHANFLSSKVSFLLDATLGLINIEQNNIIKIFSVAAVAFLPPTLIASIYGMNFQVMPELGWRFGYLWAIGLMLLSAIVPLWYFRRRKWL, encoded by the coding sequence ATGCTGACTGTCTTTTATCTCGATCAAGGCCTGCTGTGTCAGGACGTGGTGCAGGGCGGTGGGGGCGGCGGGCTGCCGCCTTCGACGGTGTGGATCGACCTGCTGTCACCAACGCGCGACGAGGAGCGGTTGGTGGAGGTGTGGACCGAGATCGAAGTTCCCACCCGTGAGGAAATGCAGGAAATCGAGCTGTCCAGTCGCCTTTATGTGGAGGGTCGGGCCATGGTCATGACCATGCCGATCATTAACAAGGCGACGACCGAAGCCCCCGAATCGGCGGCAATCACCTTCATCATCGTCGATGGCCGCATGATCACCGTGCGCTATGTCGATCCGGTGCCGTTTTCCATGTTCATCCGCCGGATCAGCCGCAACCCCGCCATGATCGCCGATGGTGAGAAAGCGTTGATGGGATTGCTGGAACAGATCGCCGATCGTCTGGCCGACATTCTGGAAGGGGCAACCGCCGATCTTGAGGCATTGTCCCGTCAGGTCTTTGTTTCCGCCGATGATCAACCGCGCGGCAGCAAGGACTTGCGTCGTATCTTGCAGAATGTCGGTCGGACCGGGGATCTGGCCACCCGGGCCAAGGACAGCTTGCTGGGGCTGAACCGGCTGCTGCTGTTCTTGTCGGCGCAAGCCAGTTTCAAGAAAGACGCCCGGTCGCGCATCAAGACGCTGATGCGCGACGCCACCTCCATCGCCGAACATGCCAATTTTCTGTCCAGCAAGGTTTCATTTCTGCTCGACGCCACTTTGGGCCTGATCAATATCGAGCAGAACAACATCATCAAGATTTTCTCGGTGGCGGCGGTGGCCTTTCTGCCGCCGACATTGATCGCCAGTATTTACGGCATGAATTTTCAGGTCATGCCGGAACTGGGCTGGCGCTTTGGGTACCTGTGGGCAATAGGGCTGATGCTTTTGTCGGCCATCGTGCCGCTATGGTACTTCCGGCGCCGCAAGTGGCTTTAG
- a CDS encoding malonyl-CoA decarboxylase — protein sequence MTQVMVPSLLDRIKGLAKSWLDVAGSAKGCEALNFAPDLSDDDLACLRGQMQACLDGKGGEVSARARAAALGREYLSLSTEGRRRFLKLAADEFGPDSHAVDQAMEALRQAPADKRALAEQRLRQVLEPPRLTLLTQFNALPEGVKFLVDMRAELAVLAKGDAGLRALEADLKGLLAAWFDVGFLELRRLTWASPANVLEKLIHYEAVHAIHGWDDLKNRLDSDRRLYGFFHPRMPDEPLIFVEVALVQGMSGDIHQLLDLNAPPGNPEAADTAIFYSINNAQRGLNGISFGNFLIKRVVEELTREFKSLKTFATLSPLPGFRPWLEAKLGTGEPGLLTGPEHRALAQISNGLAAKGSLKTLLADPAWIDDSHLAETLRAPLSRLAARYLAEERKGADRAIDPVAHFHLSNGARIERLNWLADTSAKGLAQSCGLMVNYLYKLDDIETNHEAYAGRGKVVISQGVKALLKG from the coding sequence ATGACCCAGGTGATGGTTCCGTCCTTGCTGGACCGTATCAAGGGCTTGGCCAAATCGTGGCTGGACGTGGCCGGCAGCGCCAAGGGCTGCGAGGCCCTGAACTTCGCCCCCGACCTTTCCGACGATGATCTCGCCTGTCTGCGCGGGCAGATGCAGGCCTGCCTCGACGGCAAGGGCGGCGAGGTGTCCGCCCGTGCCCGTGCCGCCGCCCTGGGGCGCGAATACCTGTCACTGTCGACCGAGGGACGGCGCCGTTTTCTTAAACTGGCGGCGGATGAATTCGGCCCCGATTCCCATGCGGTGGATCAGGCCATGGAAGCCCTGCGCCAAGCCCCCGCCGACAAGCGCGCGCTGGCCGAACAACGTCTGCGCCAGGTGCTGGAGCCGCCGCGCCTGACCTTGCTGACCCAGTTCAACGCCCTGCCCGAGGGGGTGAAGTTCCTGGTGGACATGCGGGCCGAACTGGCGGTGTTGGCCAAGGGCGATGCCGGCTTGCGGGCGCTGGAAGCCGACCTCAAGGGGTTGCTGGCGGCGTGGTTCGACGTCGGCTTTCTCGAATTGCGCCGCCTGACCTGGGCGTCACCGGCCAATGTGCTGGAAAAGCTGATCCATTATGAAGCCGTGCACGCCATCCATGGCTGGGACGATCTGAAGAACCGCCTGGATTCCGACCGCCGGCTTTACGGCTTTTTCCATCCGCGCATGCCGGACGAGCCGCTGATCTTCGTCGAGGTCGCCCTGGTCCAGGGTATGAGCGGCGACATCCATCAATTACTGGATTTGAACGCGCCGCCAGGCAACCCCGAGGCCGCCGACACCGCCATTTTCTATTCCATCAACAATGCCCAGCGCGGGTTGAACGGCATCAGCTTCGGCAATTTCCTGATCAAGCGGGTGGTCGAGGAACTGACGCGCGAGTTCAAATCGCTCAAGACCTTCGCCACCCTGTCGCCGCTTCCCGGTTTCCGCCCCTGGCTGGAAGCAAAGCTGGGGACGGGCGAGCCCGGTCTGTTGACCGGCCCCGAGCATCGGGCGCTGGCCCAGATTTCCAACGGTTTGGCGGCCAAGGGCAGCCTGAAGACGCTGCTGGCCGATCCGGCCTGGATCGACGACAGCCATCTGGCCGAAACCCTGCGGGCGCCGCTGTCGCGACTGGCGGCCCGCTATCTGGCCGAGGAGCGCAAGGGAGCCGACCGCGCCATCGACCCAGTGGCCCATTTTCACCTTTCCAACGGCGCCCGCATCGAGCGGCTGAACTGGCTGGCCGATACCAGCGCCAAGGGGCTGGCCCAGTCCTGCGGCCTGATGGTCAATTATCTTTATAAGCTGGACGACATCGAAACCAATCACGAAGCCTATGCCGGGCGCGGCAAGGTGGTGATCTCACAAGGGGTCAAGGCGTTGTTGAAAGGTTGA
- a CDS encoding bifunctional ADP-dependent NAD(P)H-hydrate dehydratase/NAD(P)H-hydrate epimerase translates to MNAEILSVAEMYRADSLAMAGGIAGETLMEAAGWAVAREVRRRFQPCRVAVLCGPGNNGGDGFVIARLLRRHGFGVRLALLGELENLKGDAAIMAGRWSGDSEALTVDVLDRAQLVVDALFGAGLARPLDGAAADIIAEIRRRKLPVIAVDVPSGVDGDTGAVLGLAPQAVATVTFFRKKPGHLLYPGRALCGEVVVADIGIPDQVLVEVDPAMAENCPQLWRAHLPVPAAMDHKYSRGHLTIVGGAVMTGAARLAARAGRRVGAGLVTIAAPESALAVYRMGDPGNIVIADGDLSALLADERRNAWVLGPGAGQGEGRRGQLQAVLEAERKCVLDADALSWFGGGKDTLRRLLSPSAVLTPHDGEFERLFGAIAGSRLERARQAASCSGAVVLLKGADTVIAHPDGRAVLNANAPPWLATAGSGDVLAGIIGGLLAAGMDGFDAACAGAWMHGAAASLIGPGLIAEDMDQSLPVVLRSLYHKENAPKS, encoded by the coding sequence ATGAACGCCGAAATCCTGAGCGTGGCTGAAATGTACCGCGCCGATTCCCTGGCCATGGCCGGCGGCATCGCCGGTGAAACGCTGATGGAGGCCGCCGGCTGGGCGGTCGCGCGCGAGGTTCGCCGACGGTTCCAGCCCTGCCGGGTGGCAGTGTTGTGCGGGCCGGGCAACAATGGCGGCGACGGTTTCGTCATCGCTCGGTTGCTGCGCCGCCATGGCTTCGGCGTGCGGCTGGCGCTGCTGGGCGAGTTGGAAAACCTGAAGGGCGACGCCGCCATCATGGCCGGACGCTGGAGCGGCGACAGCGAAGCCCTGACCGTCGATGTGCTGGATCGGGCCCAATTGGTGGTCGATGCCCTGTTCGGCGCCGGTCTGGCCCGACCGCTGGATGGCGCGGCGGCGGACATCATCGCCGAAATCCGCCGCCGCAAGCTGCCGGTGATCGCCGTCGATGTGCCGTCGGGGGTCGATGGCGATACCGGGGCGGTGCTGGGGCTGGCGCCGCAGGCGGTGGCGACGGTGACCTTCTTCCGCAAGAAACCCGGCCATCTGCTGTATCCGGGCCGGGCCCTGTGCGGCGAGGTGGTGGTGGCCGATATCGGCATCCCCGATCAGGTGCTGGTCGAGGTTGACCCGGCCATGGCCGAGAATTGCCCCCAACTGTGGCGGGCGCATCTGCCGGTGCCGGCGGCGATGGATCATAAATACAGCCGTGGCCACCTCACCATCGTGGGCGGCGCGGTGATGACCGGGGCGGCGCGGCTGGCGGCCAGGGCAGGGCGGCGGGTCGGGGCCGGACTGGTGACCATCGCCGCCCCCGAATCCGCCTTGGCGGTCTATCGCATGGGCGATCCCGGCAACATCGTCATCGCCGATGGCGATCTGTCCGCCCTATTGGCGGATGAGCGCCGCAACGCCTGGGTGTTGGGGCCGGGGGCGGGGCAGGGCGAGGGCCGGCGCGGCCAGTTGCAGGCGGTGCTGGAGGCCGAGCGCAAATGCGTGCTGGATGCCGATGCGCTGTCGTGGTTCGGCGGCGGCAAGGATACGTTGCGGCGGCTGTTGTCGCCATCGGCGGTGCTCACCCCCCATGACGGCGAGTTCGAGCGTCTGTTCGGCGCCATTGCCGGTTCGCGGCTGGAGCGGGCGCGGCAGGCGGCGTCGTGTTCCGGCGCCGTGGTGCTGCTGAAGGGGGCGGACACGGTGATCGCGCACCCCGATGGTCGCGCCGTTCTCAACGCCAATGCCCCGCCCTGGCTGGCCACCGCCGGCTCGGGCGATGTGCTGGCCGGTATCATCGGCGGGCTGCTGGCGGCGGGCATGGATGGTTTCGACGCTGCCTGTGCCGGGGCCTGGATGCATGGGGCGGCGGCGTCGCTGATCGGCCCCGGCCTGATCGCCGAGGATATGGATCAATCCTTGCCGGTGGTGTTGCGCAGTCTTTACCATAAGGAAAATGCACCTAAATCCTGA
- a CDS encoding D-amino acid dehydrogenase gives MKVLVLGAGIIGTTTAYHLAQAGHQVVVVDRQDGVGMETSFANGGQISPCHAEPWANPSVLPKVIKWLGRDDAPLLFRWNRWDPALWAWGLRFIANCTSSRAAINTERTLRVALYSRACLQDLRERLGLQYDQRRQGILHVYRSEREFAQGRKAAALMNRFGLDRQIKDSAQCVAIEPALASVAGQLAGGILTPGDESGDAHKFTRAMADHAQREGAEFRFGTRVGAILRDDDRVTGIRTDQGDILADAVVLALGSWSPLLARPAGIRLPIVPAKGYSITIPADGPAAPFVSVTDDEHKMVYSRLGDRLRAAGTAEMTGYDTSLNPKRWRLILERARALFPLAGDFDQAQPWAGLRPVTPDSVPLIGATRLPGLWLNTGHGTLGWTMAAGSARIVADLISGRDPDIDLSGLGPERFTLPF, from the coding sequence GTGAAGGTGCTGGTCTTGGGTGCCGGAATCATCGGCACCACCACCGCATATCATCTGGCCCAGGCCGGACACCAGGTTGTGGTCGTCGACCGCCAGGACGGTGTCGGCATGGAAACCAGCTTCGCCAATGGCGGCCAGATTTCACCTTGCCACGCCGAACCTTGGGCCAATCCGTCGGTGCTGCCCAAGGTGATCAAGTGGCTGGGCCGCGATGACGCGCCTTTGTTGTTCCGCTGGAACCGCTGGGACCCGGCATTGTGGGCCTGGGGCCTGCGCTTCATCGCCAATTGCACCTCTTCCCGCGCCGCCATCAATACCGAACGGACCTTGCGCGTCGCGCTTTATTCCCGCGCCTGTTTGCAGGATCTCCGTGAAAGACTGGGGCTGCAATACGACCAGCGCCGCCAGGGCATCTTGCATGTCTACCGCTCGGAACGGGAATTCGCCCAAGGCCGCAAGGCGGCGGCGCTGATGAATCGCTTCGGCCTCGACCGCCAGATCAAGGATTCGGCGCAATGCGTCGCCATCGAGCCGGCACTGGCCTCGGTGGCCGGACAATTGGCCGGCGGCATCCTGACACCAGGCGATGAAAGCGGCGATGCCCATAAATTCACCCGCGCCATGGCCGACCACGCCCAACGAGAAGGGGCCGAGTTCCGCTTCGGCACCCGGGTCGGCGCCATCCTGCGCGATGATGATCGGGTCACCGGAATCCGCACCGACCAGGGCGATATCCTGGCCGACGCGGTGGTGCTGGCGCTGGGATCGTGGAGCCCCTTGCTGGCGCGACCGGCGGGCATTCGCCTGCCCATCGTCCCGGCCAAGGGCTATTCCATCACCATCCCGGCGGATGGTCCGGCGGCGCCCTTCGTCTCGGTTACCGACGACGAGCACAAGATGGTCTATTCCCGCCTGGGCGACCGCCTGCGCGCCGCCGGCACCGCCGAGATGACCGGGTACGACACATCGCTCAACCCCAAGCGCTGGCGCCTGATCCTGGAGCGCGCCCGCGCCCTGTTCCCGCTGGCCGGTGACTTCGATCAGGCCCAACCCTGGGCCGGCCTGCGCCCGGTCACCCCTGACAGCGTGCCCTTGATCGGTGCCACCCGCCTGCCCGGTCTGTGGCTGAATACCGGCCACGGCACCTTGGGCTGGACCATGGCGGCCGGCTCGGCCCGCATCGTCGCCGACCTGATCTCGGGACGCGATCCCGACATCGACCTGAGCGGATTGGGGCCTGAACGTTTCACCCTTCCGTTTTGA